In Granulicella mallensis MP5ACTX8, the sequence CCATCGCGCATGGGGACCATCTCCACACGCTTCACGTAGTCGTAGTCGTCCTTCGGAGCGGTGAACTTCGCCGGAATGTCCGGAGTTGTGGTCGGGGTTTGCGCGAAGGCAGATAGTCCCAGCGACAGGGCTGCCAGGGCAAGGGTAAGAGTACGGGGAGTAAGAGACATGAGCCGTCCTTATTTCTCAAAAGATTTACTGGATGCAATGCGATTGGAGTGATAGCCCTGCTGCGAGCTGATTCGCAGTATACCAAGACGAATCGACGGAACCGGATTCCTGCGTAACAATGCACTAAGCCCCACTCGTGGAGAACGCCTTGCTGCTCTGGACTTTTTTTCTGCTCGCCTTTAGCGCGATGCTCCCGTTAATCAACCCGTTAGGGTCGGCACTGGTCTTTGTCGGTCTCGTCGGCCCTGAACCGCCGGAGGTCTATCGATCGCTGGCGCGCCGAATCGCCATCAATACGGTCATCTTCCTCTCGATTATCGAGGTTGTAGGATCGGCCATCCTCAATTTCTTTGGGGTCTCTCTTCCGATCGTGCAGGTTTCGGGCGGCATTGTCATCGCGGCTATAGGCTGGTCGCTTCTCAACGAAAACGACGCCCATGCAAACGTAAAGAATAAGCAGGCGGAGATGGAGGCTCAGTCCGACGCTGGAGCGCGGGATCTCCAGGAAAAAGCCTTCTACCCGTTCACCTTTCCTGTGACGGCAGGTCCTGGCACGCTTGTTGTGATGCTGACACTCAGTGCACACGCCTCAAATCCAATGCTCTCGAAGAATGTGCTGGGCCATCTTGGAATATTTCTGGCAGTCATCGTTCTTAGCGCGCTGATCTACCTCTGCTATGCCTACGCTCCAAAGATCACAACTTCGATCTCGGAGTCCACGGCGCACGGAATCCTGCGAGTCGTGGCTTTCATCCTGTTGAGCATTGGCGTCCAGATCGCCTGGAACGGCCTCTCCGTACTGCTTGCCTCTGTGCTTAAGCGATAGACAAGCACAGAGGCTGCGCAAGAACCGGAAGGGCAAGGTCGAAACCGAGCCCTTCCGATTTGTACTCATCATGACTACTGAACAATTTTGATAGGAGCCTGCCAGAACGTGCTCTTCATGTCTGTTGGATCAAGTACAGTCACCTGACAATCGTATTCACCAGGTGAAAGCTGAGGCGGCAGGCTAAGGCTGAAGTTGAGAGGCACCATGCCCAGGTGGCTTCCGGCCGCAGGAGTAACAGCTATAGGCTGCGTCTCAAAGACCTTTGCCTGATCACGATAAAAGCTTACGAACGCGACGAGCGGCTTGGGAGTTGTAGCAGCCTCCTCGTAAGCCTGCAGATAGACGTACATCTCCCTGCCGCTGTTGAAGACTCGCGTCACGCTCGGAATCAGTTTCTTCCCATCCTGTACCAGCGGATTAACGGCTGCCTGCTTGATCTGGTCTTTGCTCTTCGCTGCGTCATAAAGGGCATCCTTCATGTCGACGCGCTGGCTGCTTAGAACCACGGAACTGATAGGGACACGCTTGTCTTCTTTATTCAGATTTGGAATGACAAAGTTTGTCTGATAGGTACCAATTCTTCCCGTCTCGTCATCACGAGCCAGAAACTTGATGGCGTATTTACCGGGCAACAGCGTATAGCCTCCATCGTATTCAATCGGCCGATGGCTAAGCTCGCTGGCGGTGGCATCGCTCAGCTTGATGTTGACGTTGTCACGCATGTTCTCAACGGTAATGCCGCCGTAGATATCCTTGATCTCTCCGACAAAGTCGATGAGCGTATGGTCGGCTCCTCCACGTTTGGCCAGCGCCAGTTCACGCCCGGGAATCTTCACCATGATAGGAACGAAGTACTCCGCACGATTGAGTTGGAAGTAATTGATCTCCATCGCGACAGTGAGTTCGGTGATGGGATCGCCCAGCATGAGGGCATCCTCGAGTTGGCGCTCCTTGTCGGCGACCGAAAACTTGCTGAACACTTTACCGGCGAAGTATCCCTGCCGGTAGTCGAGTTTGGCGTTGGCATCCTTGTTGAGGGTGACCTTGATCTTGCGGAAACGGCCGTCGAGAGCGGGGTTAGAGGTGTAGTACTCGATGATGTAGTAGTCGGAGATGGCCTGCTGCGCCTGTACGATTCCCTTCGTCAGGTCGTTGTAATCCAGCAGCGCCTTGCCGCCGGTATCGCCGGCGAGCGCGAAGAGAGTGTCCTGCGACTGCTGAAAGTTGCCCGTCGTAGCAAGTGCCGCAGCGCCGGTGTACATCCCCTGATTGCCTGGCGAACCCTGCGTGGCATCGCCGAGTGGAGCTCCCGCAACGAGGCCGCGCGCGTCGATGGGCCAGAACGAGACGCCTGCGCGGATAGCTGCATCGACAGTGGCATGAAGCTGCGCCTGGTTATCGACGCCATTCAGTCGTAGGCCGCTGGCAAAGTAAATCAGCGATTTCTTCTCGCTTAGCTGGCCCAGCATGTTCGCAGCGGTCTGCAATGCGGATAGCTGGCGGTCGGTGTTGAAGACATTGAACTCACCGTCATCCTGACCGAAGGCAGCGCCGGTGTCGGCGCTGCTGGCATCATCGACGGACTCGACCGAGCCCTGGCCTTCTCCAACGATCAATGTTTCCAGGATGCTGAGAAGCTTGTTTCGATCGGCGGTGAAGTCTTGCAACACATCCACCGAGCCTCCCTGGTAGCGCAGGATCGAGACAAGGTCGACTTCAGTTAACTGGGTGCGAACGAACTTCTCGGCCGCGCTCAGAGCACGCAACTGCTCGGCGGGGCGCATCGCGCTCATATCAAAGTAGAGCGCGAGAAGACGACGGTTTTTGTACCTGAGATTATCGGTGGACTCCGGCGCGACCTGCGTGTGCGCGAGCCGGTTGTAAATCTTGATGTCTTCCTTGCCGGCGGCAACCGGTACAACTGGAAGAGGGTTCGTCGGAAGCACCTGATGCTCGCAGAAGCGAATCTTCTGAGGTATGCCGTCCTCAGTAAGCGTAAAATCCTGCGCCGTGAGGCCAGGGACAGGATTGCCCTGCTTATCTTTGACGACAACCGTCTCAACAACCAGCTGAGATCGCACCGACAGCGTAAAGGTGGTTGGCGCGTCCGGATCTTTATTCTGGCCGATTGTCTGGGCACCAGCCCCTGTGCTGAAACCAACCGCTGCGAGAAGAAATGCTATGAGTATCGATCGCATACTAGAACCTCAATCTCGCGGTAGTTTGCAGGCTGCGCATGGCGTTGGTAGATGCTGGCAGTCCGAAGAGCGGGCTGCTCAAGGCCGGATTCGAAGCGACGCCTATAACTGGATTTAAAGTCGTGTTCCAACTAGTGAAGACGACGTGATTCAGCAGATTGGTGGAGTCGACGCGTATATCAAGATTGTATTTTTTACCCACACGAAAGGTCCGAGCGAGAGAAAGGTTGAAGGTGAACTCCCCTGGGCCGGCAATAGAGTCTCTTCCCGCATCTCCCCATTGTCCGGGTTGAGGGGCGGCAAAGGCAGAGGGATTGAGAAACCGCCCTCCAGTTGCTGCATGGATAGGTTCGGAGGTTCTATCCGGACGGATGCTGCCCGTTACGCCTGTGCCAGGTACGGCAGCGAGATAGATCGGCGTCTCCGGCAGACCGCTGCCTGCAACGATCGTGCCTACGACCGTCCATTCCTTGAATGCTCTTCCTCGCCATCCGGTCATCAAAGTTCCCCCACCAAGCCCCATACCGCTTGTGTACTGAAAGGTAGCGTTCAACAGATGTCGTTGGTCAAAGGTCGAAAGCCCCCGCTCCGCATCCAGGTCGAGCCAGTTCTGGGCAATAGATGCGTTCGCCGCGGCCTGACTCACTGCACCGGCAGCTACCGGCCCCTGGCCTCCAAGCACGGAGTCATCATCGATCGATTTCGAGAAGGTGTACTGCAAAGAAGCGGTAAAGCCGCTACGCAGTCTGCGCCGCAGTTGAATGCTTCCAGCCTGGCGCGTAGAGCTTCCGTTGGAGGTGCGGTACACAAAGCCCAGAGGGCAAGAGGGACATGGATTTACTGTGCCGATGGGATAGGTGTTCGGCAAGAACTCCTGCACACCATGTGCACCCTTGATCCCGAGATAAGTTGCAGTCATCTGCAGCGCAGCAGGCAGGTCACGCTGTACCGCAACCTGCCAGGTCTGCGCGTAGCCTACGCGGAAGTTCGGATCGACCGCGAATGAATCCTGCGTCGTCGGAGGACATGGAATAAACCCATTAGCGAGCGACAGCCTGCAGGTAGCGCTGTTGTATTGGACATTCAAGCTGGTTGAGAGTGGAGCTTGCTGCGCTAGTTGCAACGCAGTTCCTGTGTAGACCGACGTGTCCTGGTAGATTCCGTAGCCTGCACGAACCACCATGGAAGATCCCGGGATGGGCCGCCATGAAAGTCCGAGACGAGGTTCGACGCCACTCTTGTCCGGCCGTATCAACGAAGTAGGATAACTCTGGTCCGTCAGAGGGCCAGTAGGACTGCTGCCTAATACCGGCGCAACGGCTGAAAAGCCTGAAGCGACATCCAGATTGACGAGCCGTCCCTTCAACTCAGTGATGGGCGCGCCATACTCCCAGCGAACGCCGACGTTGAGGGTGAGATCCGGCCTGATTCTCCAGTCGTCCGTCGCGTAAATTGCATAGACAGATTGCCGGAAATATTTATCTGCGTTGCCAAAGGCGATCTGGCTCGTGTCCGGAATGCCGGCGAGGAAATCGGCGAAGTCTGAAACGCCCGTTACAGCGCCGGTAAAGGTGTAGGAGCCGCGCGGGTTTTGTTGCGACAGGTAGTTGAACTCCTGCCTGCGGAAGTCGGTGCCGAAGGTAAAGTTATGATGCCCTCGATACCACTCCAAGGAGGGTGCAATGCCATCGGTGCGGTTGCGATTGAAAGAGCTCTGGGCATCCGAGAGTGAGGCGATACCGCTCGAAAAGGTGAGGGACGGAGGACCCCAGTTGGTGGGGTCCTGGTTGTTCCCGTAGGGAGTTGCAGGAGTGTTGGCCGAGATACCCGCTAGCCCGGATACGTTGGTGCGGTTTGCAAAGTATGGCGTTACCTGCGTTCTCAAGCGGCTAAAGCTAAACCCGGTATTCAGATAGAGACTGTGATTGAAGCGGTGTTGCCAGTTAAGCGTCGTGTTAATGCCCAGCGTGTCGGTTGTATCGAGAAAGCCGAAGAGATTTGTGCCGTCCGCACGGGTGCTCTGAAAGGCAAAGCTGCCATAGACCTCGTCTCTATGCCCGATGGACTTATCAAGACGCGTTTGCAGGACATCCTGATGCGAAGCGCTGAGAATCGGAATCTGGTAGTTATAGAGCGAGGTCCCCGACACATTGGGCAAGGGATAGAGCGCCAACAGAGCCTGCGCCACGGGGTCGATAGGGGTGGCGCTGCGCTGCTCCAGGGTCGGCACCAATCCGGAATCTGTCGTGGCAATGCTGCTGCGCGTCGTCAGATATTGGATGAAGAAATTGGGACCGCGAGGCATCAGGTGGGGAATATTCAGCGGGCCGCCAAAGGTCAGGCCTGCTGTGATCGTGTTGTAGGCAGACTTCGGGGTGTCTAGTCCGCTCAACGAATAAGGCCGAGCATCGAGTGCGGAGTTATCTAGCTTGAGAACAAGCCCACCCGTATAGAGACTCTTTGATCCCTTTCGCGTATTTCCGAATGCCTGGGCGAGTGTGAACTGCGACGTCGCCGCATTGTTCACGCTGCCGTTGACGAGAAAGCCGTCGGAGGATTGCTGGTTGGAAGTGTCTGCCGGTTTTGGCATAGCTGCATTCTCCGCGGGCTTTGGAGCATCGATCTTGCCCGGTGTGGCTGCAACGCTGGGATTGGGCGGCAGTACAGGCGGCGGTTTAATAATCTTGGTCTGCGCGATGATCTGATCGAGCGGGAGCATCTTCAACTCCCACTTGATGGACGGCATATTAGAAGAGATCGTGACATCCTGCTCGACTGGAGAGAAGCACGACATCACAACTTCAATCTTCCATGCGCCATCCGGAAGATCGGGAAAAGAGTAGCTTCCCTGCTCGTTGGAGATTGCGACGAATTTCTTACCGCCTTGCGTAGCCGTAATCGTCGCACCCGGGACCGGCAGACCGTTGAAGGTCACCTGGCCATGATGCTCCGACGCTATAGCTAAACCTGATGTAAATAGAAATGCAAGAAGACAGAAGAGGCGAAGATACCTGCTCACCCGTTGCGACAATATCGAATACGTCATCCGCAGCTCATTCTCCGAAGGTCTCTCATGATCTATACGTTAGTTCAACGAGAGATGTTCAATATGGTCGACAACAATAAAATTCACGGGACCCTTTTGTGCCTCGAGCTTTAGCCCGAGTTGTTCCTTCAAAGCCTCAAGAAACGTCGGTCCTGACGTATCAGAGGGGATGTCCATGGCGGAGGCTATGGAGTGATGAGTTTCAGGAGTCCACTCAAGCGTGAAATCGAAGGTTCCACTCAGCCCGGTCCGATCCATAACAGGCCGTCCTAAAGCTCCCCAGTCAGGCAATGCGCTTGCGATCAATCCTATATTCACATTGCGTGCGCCGACGTTTAGGCGGGCGGGGGCGCTCGCCGGAATCAATACAGGGCCCCCGCAGGTCTGGGGAAATCCTCCGGCTGTTGCCGAGGGTGCAGCGTTAGAGGCGCGATCTGGTTCAGGTGTAAGTGTTGTGGAGCAGGAAGAATCGTTTGGATGGGGCCGGAGTCTTGGGCCCGTCTTTTCTGGCTTCGACAGAAGAAGTGCGAGTACGGGAACCTGCCGAGTTTCGTTGTGGACCGTCAACTTGAAACGATCCGCGAGTAGAGACCGCATCATCAAGCGCATCTCGTCCTTGGTGGGAGAGCCTTCCGACCGTGCCTGAATATCAAATCGGTCGGATGAAACCCAGTCAGGCAATCCAGACCGGAGAAATTGCAACTGATTGTTGGTCAGCTTGTACGCGAAAGCGATGTACACGATCAGAGGTGTACTGCTTGCCGAAAATAAGCCTCCATTGGGAGCATAGACATCACCAGGCCCCAGAAGAAAGTTAGACTTCGGCTTGTCGTCGGACTTGTTCTGCTTGACGGAGGCCACGTCGAATTGAATCTTTTGGCTGCCAGATGTCTCTGCTGAGGGAATTGCCAGTGGCGATTGTGCCTGGCTTTGGGTTGGAAGCACAAGTTGCATGGCTACAACGATTAACCCCAGCGTAATCATCGAATGCCTTTTTCGGCCCCATAGCTTGTGCCCGGCGTGTTCGGTCAACATCCTGATGATCCTTCTCTTGACTCAGGCTACAAGCTTAGACATTACTTTCCCGTGCACAACGAGTTCGCTCAAAGGCACAGATGGTTCCAACTTTGACTTCGATATTCGTCAGACGAAGCAAGTCTGACGATGTCATCGTCACTCGTTAGTTTGCGGAAGGTTTTTCGATACGATCGAGTACAAGAACATCGGTTGCAGTCTTCTTCGCCTCCAGTTTCAACCCAAGTCGCTGGATCGCCTCAAAGAATCCTGGTGCCTCTTCAGCGCCCTCGGAAGCCTTTGTAATCGGGATCGGCAGATGCCCCTTGAACTGCGAATCATCGGGGGCAAAGGTAAGGTTGAAATCGTACTTTCCTGAAATCCCTGTCTGATCGACCACTGGACGGTCAACCACCACCATCTGCAGGGCGTCCGCAAACTGCGCCATGGTGAAATTTACCACCGGGATGGTTACTCCCCCAGGAGCAGGCCTCAACCCGAAGCCTCCCCCCGGTCCGGGAAATTGAGTTGGAGTCAGCTTCGGTCCGTCCTTTCCAGCGGTCAACACGAACGCCGAAAGCTCTCGTTTGTCGTGATGGAACTTTACCTGAAACCGATCGACCAGCAGCTTCTGAAATACAGTCTGCAACTGCTTAGTGTCTGGATCCCCCTCCACATTTACTGTGGCCTCGATATCGTAACGATCTTTGTCCGACCAATCCGGCGCTCCTACAACCTGTTTTGCCTGAAGGTGATATGCAAAGCAGATCAGATCGACCAAAGATGCATTGTTTGAGATGACGGCATGCCCGTTAAAACCAATACTCTGCACGTTTGGAGATCCGGAGTTATTCGGCTTAATGGTCGCCACATCAAACGAAGGGTCGGCATCTGCCGCCATCGCCTTCCTAGGTACAAATGCCGGAATCTCCCACGCTGTCTCCGTAGTCGCCCGCACCAGAGTCAGCGGCCGCGGGGTGGGCCCCTGGCTCCAGGTTCCTACGATGGATTTACCATCCGCACTCAGCTTCCCTTCGTATTTACCGAAGAACCACTCAGCCTTGAAAGTAGAATCATCCAAAGCGACAGAAGAAGAGCTCATCGGTCGAGCATCCTGATCAATGCTGTACATGACAGCCTTCAACTTGCCATCGTTCTTTGAGATTTTGAAAACAGTCCGGAGATCTCGATTGCCCGTCAACGTTCCCTGCCAAGTCCCGGTAATGCCTGTTGCATTCTCAGTCGTGGTCTGGGCTTGCACATGCTTGATGTGTACCAGGCCAAAGATGACCGGCGTCGTCACGGCAACGATTGCAGCGATACCAAGCAAAAGCTTTCTGCCGAAATCGAGTTTCCGCACTGCCTGCTCGGTCATGATTCGCACGATGCGCCGCTTCAAGTCCGCCCCGGTAATTCCTGAGACACAAGCCAACGGCGACTCGACGTAGAACTTGCAGACGCTGAGGATGCTCTCGGCATAGAGGGGCGCGTCGTTACCCGACTGCAGTACGGCTTCGTCGCAGGCCCGCTCACGCTCATCCAACAGCCGAGCCTTAATCCACCACACCGCGGGATGAAACCAGAAGAGCGTTTCCACGATCATGTGGATGGCCGCAGTGAGATTGTCGCGCCGCCGAATGTGGCACATCTCATGAGCGATGATCGTGCCGAACTGCGGCGGGGTAAGACGTTCATCGATTCCCTTCGGCAGCAGCAGCACAGGACGAACGATACCGAAGACGCCAGGCTCAAGAAGGTTGGGAGAAGAGAGAACAGGCAAATCTCCCAGCAGCGTCGTCTGGGTAGAAGCACGGACAATCGCGCGAACCTTCCACCAACTGCGTGCCCAGGAAAACACGATAGCCAGCGCGCCGCACAGCCAGACTGCAAGCAGTATCAGCGGCCAAACCTCGGTGTGGGTCAAAGCTGCGGCAGAAGCGGTGCCAGCATGAACGGCAACAGAAGAAGTAGCAGTGGCAGAGGCCGCAGTCTGGGCAAAGGGCTGCGTGAACTGCTCCATCACGTCTGCGAATGCTGGCTGTTGAATAGGAGTAGCCATCCTAGCGCGCAGCGATTCACCGGCCACAATAAGAAGTGAGAATGGAACTAGAAACTTCAGGGACGAGATCATCCACACCCAATAGCGCATCCTGGCGTGATTATTCCGCAGAGCCAGTGTAAGGAGCCATGCCATCAAAACGATAACGGTCGACTGCCAGAGATGATTGACCAGCGCCGCAGTCCGCATTTCATTCCAGAATGATGAAAGCATCATAGCTTCTTCTCCTTTGCAGAAAGGCTCCTCAACGTCTTCTCCGCTTCCTTTACATCCTCCAGCGTGAGTCTGCCGGATTCGATCAGATGCACCATGACAGGCTGCGTACGTCCCCCAAATAGAGCTAACAGGTCGTCGACAAGCCTGCGCTGTGCTGCATCGCGAGAGATCGTTGCTTCGAAGACATGGAAGTTTCCGACCTTCCTCACGCGCCGCAGTATCTTCTTCTCTTCCATGCGGTACATGGTGGTTTGGATCGTCGTATAGGCAGGCCTTCCCTTCTCAGGAAAAGCTTCCTGTATCTCGCGGATTGAGGATTCGCCTCGAGTCCAAAGCGTCTCCATGATCCGCAGTTCGAGTTTCGTCAGTTTGGGTCCCGGCATCTTAGCAACTACCTCTGTGTTTTTCTCTACTACATATGTGGTAGAAGCTACCACGAGTGTTTGAGCGAAAGCAAGAAGAGATAAACGGGGGTTGATTTGCGAACCGGGGCCGCCAAAGATCCGCAGCGAACAGCTTTGGGATGCCTAATCTTCAGAAGGCATCTGAACGTGGTCGACGACGAGTGTGTCTACTGGGCCTTTGGAAGGTTGCAGTTTGAGACCTAGCTGCTCCTGCAAGGCCGTGAAGAAGGGGGCCGCGGAGGATTCGGAAGAAGCATCCGGATCATCCTCCGGCGCCCACTCCAACAGGAGATCGTATTTACCTGTAAGCCCGGTCTTATCAGCGACGGTGCGATGCAGTCGATCCCCTAACATATTCGCCAAGATCCCCAAAGAAATAGCATGAGCTGTAAGTTCTGTGTTATAGACCGTCACGCCGCCACGCCCCACGCCGTTTGGGCTTTTATCTTCAGGAGAACCCTCAGGTGCGGACTCCTTGAACTTTGGGCCATCTTTGACGAGGATCATCTCGTAAAGGGGAAGCACTTTGGTTTCGGTGTGAGCCTTGAGCTGGAAACTGTCCCTCAGAAATTGCTGGATCATGGACCGGCGTTGTTGGCGACTAAGCTTCCTCAGAACCTCGACGTCCGGTTCGACGATCTTTGCTCTGACATCGAAACGCGCCGAGTTTGCCCAGCCTGGCAGGCCAAAGACTAAATCCTCTTTTATACCGTAGGCGTCCTCAAGAAGCCTCTTCAATGAGACGTTCGTTGCGGAATAGCTGTCGTCGTTGCTGTGGATGCTGACGCTCCCACTCTCGGACTTGTTGGGCTTAATCGAGACGATATCGTATGCGGGTGCTGTAGCTTCTGTGACGACGGGCCGAGAAGGCGTTCCACTTTGGCTTGAGATCGCCTGTCCAAACAATCTGCTTATAGGAATCATGAGCAGTACGGCTAGCAGCGCAACGCAAACTGCCGTCTTCCCAATGAGTTTGCTCATACCTTGATCGATCCTCTTCTTCATACCGGTATTTACTAATTTTTTGAAGGTTTTTCGACAGCATCGATCACCAGGGTCTCGACTGGCCCCTTTGTCGGTTGGAGTTTTAAGCCGAGTTGCTCCTGCAGGGCGGTAAAGAGAGTCGGCCCTGCATCCGCGGAGACATCGGCAGCCTCTCCTTCCCCAGGATTCCATTTGAGATCGATATCGTACTTGCCGGCGATTCCGGTCTTGTCCAGCACCGTACGCTGCATGGAAGACGACAACCCGTCGGCCAGGTCCTGAAGTGTTACGGCCCCTCCCTTGAACATACCTGGCCCCAATCCCCGAAAATTCGGAGATGATGGTTGTGCCTCTTTGATCTTGAATCTGCCTTTTTCCTTTACCAGTTCATAGATAGGCAGCACCTTTGTTTCGAGGTGGGTCTTCAACTTGAAACGATCGACAAGGAGAGACTGAAGCATCGCCTGGCGCTGCTCTGGAGACAACTTATTGAAGGCATCTACATCTGCGCCAGCGACCTTGGCTTCGAGATCAAAGCGAGTTGAACTCATCCAGCCGGGAGCGCCAGAGATAAGATCCTGTCTGATCCCATAGGCATAGGCAATGAGTACCTCCAACGAAATATTCGTTGCTCGAAAGCCATCGGACATATACGTCGACAGCATCGTGTACTCGGCAGACTTACTTTCCTTGACGGAAACGACATCATAATCCGGCACCTTCACCTCGGAGTTCGCGGTCTTCGAGGTGAAGGTGGATGGACTGGGCGAGCCTTGTGCCGATGCGTTCGCGGCGGCGCACAGCAGTGCTACCGCAAATACTGGAATGTAAATTTGCCTACGTATAAACCGTTTGCTCATGGCGCGAACGAGACTCTCTTCGATATGGTTAGACGAAGTTCTCGCCCTCGACTAATTTGCCGAGGGCTTCTCCACTTTATCGATAACGATCACGTCGACGGGAGTCTTCTTAGCCTCTAACTTCAGGCCTGCCTGAGCTTGCAGGGCTTGAAAGAGATCGGGAGCAGTTTCTGTCGCATCGGTCTGCGGCGGCAACTTCGGTGGATGACCGTTGAACTGCGAGTCATCAGGTGTGAATGTGAACTTGAAGTCGTACCTGCCTGTAATGGCTGTCTGATCTACTACAGGGCGATCCAACACGAGCATCTGCATGAAACTCGTAAAATCTTCCATCGTCGAATTGATTACGTTCAGCGTTACACCGCCGGATCCTGGTCGCATACCAAATCCAGGGAGTGGACCGTTCAACTGCGTCGGCGTCAGCTTTTGTCCATCTTTTCCTACCGTAAGCACGAAGGCCGAAAGCTCTCGCTTATCGTGATGGAAGGTCAGCTTGAAGCGATCCGTCAGCAGTTTTCGCATCATGTTTCTTAGCTGCTTATCGTTAGGTACGCCCTCCTGGTCGGGCACACCATCGATGTCGTACCGGTCTTTGTCCGCCCAATCGGGGCCACCTATGATTTGTTTCATCTGGACGTTGTAAGCAAACGCGATGAGATCACCCAGCGAGCCGTTGCGAATGGTAAAGTTGCGCCCTCTCACGAAAAGCCCTTGCATGCTCGGGCCTCCGGAGTTGTTTGGCTTAATGGTCGCTACGTCAAACGCTGGGTTCGCATCTGCCGCCATCAACTTTGGGGGTGCCGGAGGTGCTGGAATCTCCCACGCTGTTTCCTTGGTCGCTCGAGCCAGGTTCAGCGGTAGCGGACTGCCCTGTATCCAACTTCCTGCGATCGACTTTCCGTCCGTGCTGAGCTTGCCTTCATAATTGCCCATGATCAGTTCGATCTTCAGGGTTGAATCTACGAAGGTGACAGACGAAGCCTTGAAGGGCTGTCCTCCCTGATCGATGCTGTTCATAACAGCTCTCAACTTGCCGTCGTCCTTCGAGATGGTCAGAACGAGTCGCAGTTCTTTTCCGTTCGGCGGCGCCAGCGTCCCCTGCCATGCGCCGGTAATGTCCTGAGCGAACAACGCGCTCCCCGATAACGTTAAGAACGCGATGATCCACAGAATCATCTTCTTCATAGACAATCTCCTGAAACCTGTTTACAGACTTCGACCAGGGCCCGGCAAGAAAACGGCGTTGTGTCTTTATAGCAGTTAGACGATGTGCTGTAGGAAAATGGGATCGAAAATCGGCAGCTCTCAATACATTGGGCAGAAGAAGACGCCATGCAAAGGCATGGCGTCTTCTGTGTCTGTATCGAAACAGCTTATGCGTTGCGGAGATTGCCGATCATAGCCTGAACGTCCGCGACGTCCACCACGAAGCGGGATGAGCCATCAAACTGGTCTGTTTCCTCCAGCACCCAGTTGCGCTCATGCTGCATTCCGCTGGCTTCGCTGCTGCGGAGTGAACCATGGAAATGGTTCGCACCAGTAGATCGAGCGAGGGCGATTGCATCCTTGATGCGGAGACCTCCCCCGACAGCGATCTCAATTCGTCCAGCAGCTTGCTGTACCAATTGCGCCAGCTTGCCGGCTCCCGCCAGAACATCGGGTTCACCACCCGAAGTGAGAATACGTCTGCATCCTGTGCCAAGGATATCTTCGAGGGCTTGCTCAAGAGCGACGGTGTAGTCAAAGGCCCGATGGAACGTGACTTCCAGCGGTGCAGCCAGCTCTACGAGTTCACGGGTACGCTCGACATCCACCGTGCCATCGGCACGGAGAATACCGAGGACAAAACCTGTAGCTCCAAGGGTGCGTGCATGAGAGAGGTCTTCCTGCATGAGCTTAAACTCATCCTCCGTATAGAGGAAGTCGCCGCCGCGAGGCCGCAGCAGGACATGCACGGGGAGCTCGCTGCGCAGAACCGCTGCACGGATAAGACCGTGGCTGGGTGTGAGGCCGCCCTCACTGAGCGCGGAGCAAAGTTCGATGCGGTCCGCCCCTCCTTCGCGTGCTGCGAGGCAGGCCTGGATACTCTCCGCACAAAGTTCGAAGACAATCTTGCGCATTAAATCACACGGACCAAATGAAACA encodes:
- a CDS encoding TIGR03435 family protein, which encodes MSKRFIRRQIYIPVFAVALLCAAANASAQGSPSPSTFTSKTANSEVKVPDYDVVSVKESKSAEYTMLSTYMSDGFRATNISLEVLIAYAYGIRQDLISGAPGWMSSTRFDLEAKVAGADVDAFNKLSPEQRQAMLQSLLVDRFKLKTHLETKVLPIYELVKEKGRFKIKEAQPSSPNFRGLGPGMFKGGAVTLQDLADGLSSSMQRTVLDKTGIAGKYDIDLKWNPGEGEAADVSADAGPTLFTALQEQLGLKLQPTKGPVETLVIDAVEKPSKN
- a CDS encoding BlaI/MecI/CopY family transcriptional regulator gives rise to the protein MPGPKLTKLELRIMETLWTRGESSIREIQEAFPEKGRPAYTTIQTTMYRMEEKKILRRVRKVGNFHVFEATISRDAAQRRLVDDLLALFGGRTQPVMVHLIESGRLTLEDVKEAEKTLRSLSAKEKKL
- a CDS encoding TIGR03435 family protein, whose protein sequence is MLTEHAGHKLWGRKRHSMITLGLIVVAMQLVLPTQSQAQSPLAIPSAETSGSQKIQFDVASVKQNKSDDKPKSNFLLGPGDVYAPNGGLFSASSTPLIVYIAFAYKLTNNQLQFLRSGLPDWVSSDRFDIQARSEGSPTKDEMRLMMRSLLADRFKLTVHNETRQVPVLALLLSKPEKTGPRLRPHPNDSSCSTTLTPEPDRASNAAPSATAGGFPQTCGGPVLIPASAPARLNVGARNVNIGLIASALPDWGALGRPVMDRTGLSGTFDFTLEWTPETHHSIASAMDIPSDTSGPTFLEALKEQLGLKLEAQKGPVNFIVVDHIEHLSLN
- a CDS encoding TIGR03435 family protein → MKKRIDQGMSKLIGKTAVCVALLAVLLMIPISRLFGQAISSQSGTPSRPVVTEATAPAYDIVSIKPNKSESGSVSIHSNDDSYSATNVSLKRLLEDAYGIKEDLVFGLPGWANSARFDVRAKIVEPDVEVLRKLSRQQRRSMIQQFLRDSFQLKAHTETKVLPLYEMILVKDGPKFKESAPEGSPEDKSPNGVGRGGVTVYNTELTAHAISLGILANMLGDRLHRTVADKTGLTGKYDLLLEWAPEDDPDASSESSAAPFFTALQEQLGLKLQPSKGPVDTLVVDHVQMPSED
- a CDS encoding M56 family metallopeptidase encodes the protein MMLSSFWNEMRTAALVNHLWQSTVIVLMAWLLTLALRNNHARMRYWVWMISSLKFLVPFSLLIVAGESLRARMATPIQQPAFADVMEQFTQPFAQTAASATATSSVAVHAGTASAAALTHTEVWPLILLAVWLCGALAIVFSWARSWWKVRAIVRASTQTTLLGDLPVLSSPNLLEPGVFGIVRPVLLLPKGIDERLTPPQFGTIIAHEMCHIRRRDNLTAAIHMIVETLFWFHPAVWWIKARLLDERERACDEAVLQSGNDAPLYAESILSVCKFYVESPLACVSGITGADLKRRIVRIMTEQAVRKLDFGRKLLLGIAAIVAVTTPVIFGLVHIKHVQAQTTTENATGITGTWQGTLTGNRDLRTVFKISKNDGKLKAVMYSIDQDARPMSSSSVALDDSTFKAEWFFGKYEGKLSADGKSIVGTWSQGPTPRPLTLVRATTETAWEIPAFVPRKAMAADADPSFDVATIKPNNSGSPNVQSIGFNGHAVISNNASLVDLICFAYHLQAKQVVGAPDWSDKDRYDIEATVNVEGDPDTKQLQTVFQKLLVDRFQVKFHHDKRELSAFVLTAGKDGPKLTPTQFPGPGGGFGLRPAPGGVTIPVVNFTMAQFADALQMVVVDRPVVDQTGISGKYDFNLTFAPDDSQFKGHLPIPITKASEGAEEAPGFFEAIQRLGLKLEAKKTATDVLVLDRIEKPSAN